The Acetivibrio saccincola genome window below encodes:
- a CDS encoding Mur ligase family protein, producing MLIAGIIGQNNKDKISRLIHRIFSNSNKRISIVDSKNLSNFDAKRIKDYFNELEKNNVDIAILKIDFKDLLKEIFYNIKFDVIIFTDKADEIDEDKIETYRKIMKKTFSLLNENGVAIVNSDDNDLSSFLSGIKHYIVTYGFNLKASITTSSVGDFMDKDDIMCCLQRTIHTKNGKILEPQEFKIKADLNGMDLYNVLAAATFALINGVDVNLINN from the coding sequence TTGCTTATAGCAGGTATAATTGGTCAAAACAACAAGGATAAGATATCCCGTTTAATTCACCGTATCTTCTCAAACTCAAATAAAAGAATAAGCATTGTAGATTCTAAAAATTTGTCAAATTTTGATGCAAAAAGAATTAAAGACTATTTTAATGAACTTGAAAAAAACAATGTTGACATTGCCATTTTAAAGATAGATTTTAAAGACCTATTAAAAGAAATTTTCTATAATATTAAATTTGATGTTATCATTTTTACAGATAAAGCCGATGAAATTGATGAAGATAAAATTGAGACTTACAGAAAAATAATGAAAAAAACATTTTCATTATTAAATGAAAATGGTGTTGCAATTGTAAATTCTGACGATAATGACCTTAGCAGTTTTTTAAGCGGGATAAAACACTATATAGTTACATATGGTTTTAATTTAAAGGCAAGTATAACCACTTCAAGTGTGGGAGATTTTATGGATAAAGATGATATTATGTGTTGTTTGCAAAGAACAATACATACAAAAAACGGCAAAATCCTCGAACCGCAAGAATTTAAGATAAAAGCTGATTTAAACGGTATGGATCTGTATAATGTCTTGGCAGCAGCTACTTTTGCTCTAATTAATGGTGTGGATGTAAATTTAATAAACAATTAG
- a CDS encoding Gx transporter family protein, which translates to MNKTKKLVLLSLFISQALVLSIIESWIPFPMVVPGVKLGLANIITLIVIIFFNFKEALIVVIIRTMLSSIFGGGGFVVFLFSCAGGVLSTIVMAGLYKIKNNFFSIVGISVAGAAAHNTGQVLVAALLMKDIVVITLLPVILTLGSAMGVLVGIISTFLTDRLKNILENI; encoded by the coding sequence GTGAATAAAACAAAAAAATTAGTTTTATTATCGCTTTTTATATCGCAGGCTTTAGTTTTGTCAATAATTGAATCATGGATACCTTTTCCTATGGTGGTGCCAGGGGTGAAGCTTGGACTTGCAAATATTATTACACTTATTGTAATAATATTTTTTAATTTTAAGGAAGCTTTAATTGTCGTCATAATAAGAACCATGCTCTCTTCAATATTTGGAGGGGGCGGTTTTGTTGTTTTTTTATTTAGCTGTGCAGGGGGGGTATTAAGTACAATTGTCATGGCAGGTTTATATAAAATAAAAAATAATTTTTTCAGTATCGTAGGAATCAGCGTGGCAGGAGCTGCAGCACACAATACAGGGCAGGTACTGGTTGCAGCTTTATTAATGAAAGATATAGTTGTAATTACTTTACTTCCGGTAATTCTTACTTTAGGCAGCGCAATGGGTGTTCTGGTGGGTATTATAAGCACTTTTCTCACGGACAGGCTTAAAAATATTCTTGAAAACATTTAA
- a CDS encoding NusG domain II-containing protein produces MFKKGDIIIYTAILAIILVSSIGVYYYRFDDKNDKKVAIIKQDNVVIEKVFIDDLNELKEIKLFGNDDVIIHAQNGRIRFYKSGCPDKVCVESGWISKKGEMAVCLPYRIIIKIEGTGDELNTGDEVDIITH; encoded by the coding sequence ATGTTTAAAAAAGGTGATATAATTATATACACAGCCATTTTAGCAATTATACTTGTTTCGTCTATAGGGGTTTATTATTACAGGTTTGATGATAAAAATGATAAAAAAGTTGCAATTATAAAACAGGATAATGTGGTAATTGAGAAAGTATTTATAGATGATTTGAATGAATTAAAAGAGATAAAACTATTTGGAAATGATGATGTTATTATACATGCCCAAAATGGGCGTATCAGATTTTATAAATCTGGCTGCCCTGATAAGGTATGCGTTGAAAGCGGATGGATTTCTAAAAAAGGGGAAATGGCGGTGTGCCTTCCATATAGAATTATAATCAAAATTGAAGGCACAGGTGATGAATTGAACACAGGGGATGAAGTGGATATAATAACACATTAG
- a CDS encoding single-stranded DNA-binding protein: MVENIIENNMVTISGKIISEAEFSHEVYGEGFYSFMLEVPRLSDSTDKICITISERLTSKENLEIGRYVEIEGQFRSYNNYNNTSGNRLILTVFAREINFLEDEKKIKNPNQIYLNGFICKTPTYRTTPFGREITDILLAVNRPYNKSDYIPCIAWGRNARFSSKLEVGQNIKIWGRIQSRDYQKKLETGETVTKTAYEVSISKMEICSKNNQKEGTEEDLTE; the protein is encoded by the coding sequence ATGGTCGAAAACATCATTGAGAACAACATGGTGACCATTTCCGGTAAAATAATATCAGAAGCAGAATTTAGCCATGAGGTTTACGGTGAAGGATTTTATTCTTTCATGCTAGAAGTGCCAAGATTAAGTGACAGTACCGACAAAATATGTATAACCATATCGGAACGGCTGACTTCTAAGGAAAATTTAGAAATTGGAAGGTATGTAGAAATTGAAGGACAATTCCGTTCTTACAACAATTACAATAATACCAGCGGCAACAGGCTGATTTTGACGGTGTTTGCCAGGGAAATTAATTTTTTGGAAGATGAGAAGAAGATAAAAAATCCTAATCAGATTTACCTTAATGGATTTATCTGTAAGACCCCTACCTACCGAACAACTCCTTTCGGCAGAGAGATTACAGATATACTTCTGGCTGTAAACAGGCCGTATAACAAGTCTGATTATATACCTTGCATAGCCTGGGGAAGAAATGCCCGTTTTTCCTCTAAATTAGAAGTAGGTCAAAACATAAAAATATGGGGAAGAATTCAGAGCAGGGATTATCAAAAGAAGCTTGAAACAGGTGAGACTGTCACTAAAACAGCTTATGAAGTATCTATTTCAAAAATGGAAATATGCAGTAAAAACAATCAAAAGGAAGGTACAGAAGAAGATTTGACAGAGTAA